A single genomic interval of Pseudostreptobacillus hongkongensis harbors:
- the glyS gene encoding glycine--tRNA ligase subunit beta, producing MRFLFEIGVEELPSRYVKKSSEDLSNILSNELAKERIKFDGLKAYNSPRRMAVYIENLSEIQEDLYEKKLGPSITVAYKDGKLTQAALGFLKSQGLSEEDIKIEKSDKGEYIYTERFIKGIETKKVLPNILDKVIRSFEFDSNMKWGNNTFRFARPIKWILATVDDEVVDFSFEGIKASNISRGMRIYGNQELLIDDSRSYEEKLLKEFVVVNPELRKSMLLESIKSNCENDGDNVVVNNYLLDEVYNLVEYPYAIKGEFNKDYLELPEDIITITMETHQRYFPVRDSQGKLTNKFVLIRNAPEYSELVKKGNEKVIEPRLADAKFFFDEDLKVSLDSNVEKLKLVTFQKDMGTIFDKIERSTKIAKYLIDDLSLSNSENILRTVYLAKADLVSNVISEKEFTKLQGFMGSVYAEKAGENKDVAKGIFEHYLPRYNGDILPSTIEGTIASIADKIDTLVGCFSVGLIPTSSKDPYALRRATQGIILTAINSKLNIDYVELINKTFEIFSEDKKVLNDKALENIKDFFRQRIEAILANTYSKSIISYQINKETRIMDLVKRVEKLQHLSLKPEFELLINLVKRLKNISKGDNKEVDTNLFETEEEKELYSLSEKLSSNFEDIDLLIEHNDIINNFFEKVIINVSDEKIKNNRLALVDKIVSKLNDLIEV from the coding sequence ATGAGATTTCTTTTTGAAATAGGGGTTGAAGAACTACCTTCAAGATACGTAAAAAAATCAAGTGAGGATTTATCTAATATCTTAAGTAATGAACTTGCTAAAGAAAGAATAAAATTTGATGGATTAAAAGCATATAATTCTCCAAGAAGAATGGCAGTATATATAGAAAATTTATCTGAAATACAAGAAGATTTATATGAAAAAAAATTAGGACCTTCAATAACTGTAGCATATAAAGATGGTAAACTTACTCAAGCAGCACTTGGATTTTTAAAATCACAAGGATTATCTGAAGAAGATATTAAAATTGAAAAATCTGATAAAGGTGAATACATATATACTGAAAGATTTATAAAAGGTATAGAAACAAAAAAAGTTTTACCAAATATTTTAGATAAAGTTATTAGATCTTTTGAATTTGATAGTAATATGAAATGGGGAAATAATACATTTAGATTTGCAAGACCTATAAAATGGATACTTGCAACAGTTGATGATGAAGTTGTTGATTTTAGTTTTGAAGGAATTAAAGCATCAAATATTAGTCGTGGTATGAGAATTTATGGAAATCAGGAATTATTAATAGATGATTCAAGATCTTATGAAGAAAAATTACTTAAAGAATTTGTTGTAGTAAATCCTGAGCTTCGTAAATCTATGCTTTTAGAAAGTATAAAATCAAATTGTGAAAATGATGGTGATAATGTAGTAGTTAATAATTATCTATTAGATGAGGTATATAACTTAGTTGAATATCCTTATGCTATTAAGGGTGAATTTAATAAAGATTACCTTGAATTACCAGAAGATATTATAACTATCACTATGGAAACTCATCAAAGATATTTCCCAGTTCGTGATAGTCAAGGTAAACTTACTAATAAATTTGTATTAATAAGAAATGCACCTGAATATTCAGAACTTGTTAAAAAAGGAAATGAAAAAGTTATAGAACCTAGATTAGCAGATGCTAAATTCTTCTTTGATGAAGATTTAAAAGTTAGTCTTGATAGTAATGTTGAAAAATTAAAATTAGTAACTTTCCAAAAAGATATGGGAACTATATTTGATAAAATAGAAAGAAGTACAAAAATTGCAAAATATTTAATAGATGATTTAAGTCTTTCTAATAGTGAAAATATATTAAGAACTGTATATTTAGCAAAAGCAGATTTAGTTTCTAATGTAATTAGTGAAAAAGAATTTACTAAGTTACAAGGATTTATGGGTTCAGTTTATGCAGAAAAAGCTGGGGAAAATAAAGATGTAGCAAAAGGTATATTTGAACACTATTTACCTAGATATAACGGGGATATATTACCAAGCACAATAGAAGGAACTATAGCATCTATAGCAGATAAAATAGATACTTTAGTTGGATGTTTTAGTGTTGGTTTAATACCTACAAGTTCTAAAGATCCTTATGCATTAAGACGTGCTACTCAAGGTATAATACTTACAGCTATAAATTCTAAATTAAATATAGATTATGTTGAATTAATTAACAAAACATTTGAAATATTTAGTGAAGATAAAAAAGTTTTAAATGATAAAGCATTAGAAAATATTAAAGATTTCTTTAGACAAAGAATAGAAGCTATACTTGCTAATACTTATTCTAAGAGTATAATTTCTTACCAAATAAATAAAGAAACAAGAATTATGGATTTAGTTAAAAGAGTTGAAAAATTACAACACTTATCACTTAAACCTGAATTTGAATTATTGATTAATCTTGTTAAAAGACTTAAAAATATTTCAAAAGGTGATAATAAGGAAGTAGATACAAACTTATTTGAAACAGAAGAAGAAAAAGAACTATATAGTTTAAGTGAAAAATTAAGTTCTAATTTTGAAGATATTGATTTATTAATAGAACATAATGATATAATAAATAATTTCTTTGAAAAAGTAATAATTAATGTAAGTGATGAAAAAATAAAAAATAATAGACTTGCATTAGTAGATAAAATAGTAAGTAAATTAAATGATTTAATAGAAGTATAA
- the mrdA gene encoding penicillin-binding protein 2, which yields MRALDKEDINKRVPLFIIILSLIFSILVLRLYYLQVLNGKEYATKSERNSLRTNVIKSVRGKIYDRNGEVLAQNSTGYYLVHKESQNISEEEVKLLKEMYNKSDSQIDKILEGKSQKTKKKLITLYKDILDMISISNQEYNDVVNIFYKILPEGFDKSIIIAEDLDPNVALASVEKLNNNRVDIIEYNKRYYPKNEIASHVIGNVKLISQKEYDDLKDKGYEKNDLIGKDGIEKYYDMVVKGESGKEYVEVDARGNVLNRLDEHKPVSGENIYLSLDYELQKYMTDKFRGEIGAFIAVDIKTGKIITYVSYPEIDLNVLSSRISKETWDGLLNSKSRPLLNRGIAGLFPPGSTAKVASGAAILESGISPTAGIYSTGEFKYSNVTFRDSHRSGHGFTDFYKSLAESVNTYYYMNILKINREDYFNIAKNFGIGELTNIDIPGEQSGVLPTPEWKAKKFKDKRSQKWLPGDLINMSIGQGYMLMTPIQVLMMYQAIANNGVMLKPTFIQYFEDQNGNKTITQAEVLRNLNIKDSTITAIKRGLRMVVTNGTAKNLATLPVEVSAKTGTAQNSGGMDHSWMAGYFPSNNPEIAFVALVENGGFGSLEAGNRVKDFIQKYYNQKEGIISEKEN from the coding sequence ATGAGAGCACTTGATAAAGAGGATATAAATAAAAGAGTCCCTCTTTTTATCATCATACTTTCATTAATTTTTTCAATATTAGTATTAAGACTTTACTATTTACAAGTACTAAATGGAAAAGAATATGCAACTAAATCTGAAAGAAATAGTTTAAGAACAAATGTTATTAAATCAGTTAGAGGGAAGATTTATGATAGAAATGGTGAAGTTTTAGCTCAGAATTCTACTGGATATTATTTAGTTCATAAGGAAAGTCAAAATATATCAGAAGAAGAAGTAAAATTACTAAAAGAAATGTATAATAAATCTGATAGCCAGATAGATAAGATACTTGAAGGTAAGAGTCAAAAAACTAAGAAAAAGCTTATTACTTTGTACAAAGATATATTAGATATGATATCAATTTCTAACCAAGAATATAATGATGTTGTAAATATCTTTTATAAAATACTACCTGAAGGATTTGATAAGTCAATTATAATCGCTGAAGATTTAGATCCTAATGTAGCATTAGCTAGTGTTGAAAAATTGAATAATAATAGGGTAGATATAATAGAGTATAATAAAAGATATTATCCTAAAAATGAAATAGCTTCTCATGTTATAGGTAATGTTAAATTAATAAGTCAAAAAGAGTATGATGATTTAAAGGATAAGGGATATGAAAAAAATGACCTTATAGGAAAAGATGGAATAGAAAAATATTATGATATGGTTGTTAAAGGTGAATCAGGTAAGGAATATGTTGAAGTAGATGCAAGAGGAAATGTATTAAATAGATTAGATGAACATAAACCAGTTTCTGGGGAAAATATATATTTATCTCTTGATTATGAATTACAAAAATATATGACTGATAAATTTAGAGGTGAAATAGGTGCCTTTATAGCCGTTGATATTAAAACAGGTAAAATAATAACTTATGTTAGTTATCCAGAAATAGATTTAAATGTTCTAAGTTCTAGAATAAGTAAAGAAACTTGGGATGGATTATTAAATTCTAAAAGTAGACCTCTTTTAAATAGAGGAATAGCTGGTTTATTCCCACCAGGTTCTACTGCTAAGGTTGCAAGTGGAGCAGCTATACTTGAAAGTGGAATTTCTCCAACTGCTGGAATATATTCTACAGGAGAATTTAAATATTCTAATGTTACTTTTAGAGATTCACATAGATCAGGACATGGATTTACAGACTTCTATAAATCATTAGCTGAATCTGTAAATACTTATTACTATATGAATATATTAAAGATTAATAGAGAAGATTATTTTAATATTGCAAAAAACTTTGGTATAGGAGAATTAACTAATATAGATATACCGGGTGAACAAAGTGGAGTATTACCAACTCCAGAATGGAAGGCTAAGAAATTTAAAGATAAAAGAAGTCAAAAATGGTTGCCAGGAGATTTAATAAATATGTCTATAGGACAAGGGTATATGTTAATGACACCTATACAGGTTTTAATGATGTATCAAGCAATAGCTAATAATGGTGTTATGCTTAAGCCTACATTTATTCAGTATTTTGAAGATCAAAATGGTAATAAAACTATAACTCAAGCAGAAGTTTTAAGAAATTTAAATATAAAAGATTCTACAATAACTGCAATTAAAAGAGGTCTTCGTATGGTTGTTACAAATGGTACAGCTAAAAACTTAGCAACTCTTCCAGTTGAAGTTTCAGCAAAAACTGGGACTGCACAAAATTCTGGTGGTATGGATCACTCATGGATGGCAGGATATTTCCCAAGTAATAATCCAGAAATTGCTTTTGTAGCTTTAGTTGAAAATGGAGGGTTTGGATCATTAGAGGCTGGAAATAGAGTTAAAGATTTTATTCAAAAATACTACAATCAAAAAGAAGGAATTATTAGTGAAAAAGAGAATTAA
- the rsmG gene encoding 16S rRNA (guanine(527)-N(7))-methyltransferase RsmG, translating to MKKRIKELSKMINVEISEETLDNLSKYLKMLVEKNKVMNLTAIRDEEGIVEKHFIDSLLLTKVINNDEEHIIDLGTGAGFPGLVLAIYYPEKNFLLVDSVKKKVAFLDEVIQELNLKNVKTSTLRAEELIKNNREKFDLALCRGVANLRIILEYLIPFIKIGGRFLPQKLNLNELEESENALKLLSSEVKKIYKFNLPLSNDERIILEIIKNKKTNNIYPRMVGVPSKKPL from the coding sequence GTGAAAAAGAGAATTAAAGAATTAAGTAAAATGATAAATGTTGAAATTAGTGAAGAAACTTTAGATAATTTATCAAAATATTTAAAAATGTTGGTAGAGAAAAATAAGGTTATGAATCTAACTGCTATAAGAGATGAAGAAGGTATAGTAGAAAAACATTTCATCGATTCCTTATTATTAACCAAAGTAATAAATAATGATGAAGAACATATTATTGATTTAGGAACAGGTGCTGGATTTCCAGGACTTGTTCTTGCAATATATTATCCAGAAAAAAATTTTCTATTAGTTGATTCTGTTAAGAAGAAAGTAGCTTTTTTAGATGAGGTTATACAAGAATTAAATTTAAAAAATGTTAAAACTAGTACTTTAAGAGCAGAAGAATTAATAAAAAATAATAGAGAGAAATTTGATTTAGCTCTTTGTAGAGGAGTTGCAAATTTAAGAATAATATTAGAGTATTTGATACCATTTATTAAAATAGGTGGTAGGTTCTTACCTCAAAAATTAAATTTAAATGAGTTAGAAGAATCAGAAAATGCTCTTAAACTTTTATCTAGTGAAGTAAAAAAAATATATAAATTTAATTTACCACTTTCAAATGATGAGAGAATAATTTTAGAAATAATTAAAAATAAAAAAACTAATAATATCTACCCTAGAATGGTAGGTGTACCTAGTAAAAAACCACTTTAG
- a CDS encoding RsmE family RNA methyltransferase produces MLTVIADKVYDKYIEINDKNEIKHLVNVYRYKIGDKIRAIDYNYEYITEIDQISKSEVILKIIEKNEDKYSLDVNIDLAIGILKNEKMKLLIQKLTELGVRNIIPLKTERVVVRIDEKKEKWDTIVKESMKQCRAIKRTNVELINEIKRLKYENYDIIIYAYENSISSVKLKDIINKDIKNILCIIGPEGGFSIDEIEYLKSKNAIEISLGNRILRAETAAISVVSTISNLI; encoded by the coding sequence ATGTTAACAGTAATTGCAGATAAGGTATATGATAAATATATAGAAATAAATGATAAAAATGAAATAAAGCATTTAGTTAATGTATATAGATATAAAATTGGAGATAAAATTCGTGCAATAGACTATAATTATGAATATATAACAGAAATAGATCAAATAAGTAAAAGTGAAGTTATTCTTAAAATCATAGAAAAAAATGAAGATAAATATTCACTTGATGTAAATATAGATTTAGCTATAGGTATACTTAAAAATGAAAAAATGAAATTACTTATACAGAAATTAACAGAATTAGGAGTAAGAAATATTATTCCTTTAAAAACTGAAAGAGTAGTTGTTAGAATAGATGAAAAAAAAGAAAAATGGGATACCATAGTTAAAGAAAGTATGAAACAGTGTAGAGCTATTAAAAGAACAAATGTAGAATTAATTAATGAAATTAAAAGATTAAAATATGAAAATTATGATATAATAATATACGCTTATGAGAATAGTATATCTTCTGTTAAGTTAAAAGATATTATTAATAAAGATATTAAAAATATACTTTGTATAATAGGACCAGAAGGTGGCTTTAGTATAGATGAAATAGAATATTTAAAGTCTAAAAATGCTATAGAAATAAGTTTAGGAAATAGAATATTAAGAGCTGAAACAGCAGCAATTTCTGTTGTTTCTACAATTTCAAATTTAATATAA
- a CDS encoding signal peptidase II, translated as MYALLIILYVFLVFLDQITKQIMFVLSNGNIGYFIDVIGEFFKLTYIENHGGIFGLFQGNILVFTVVSTILIAYLLYTEWNNFLKTKYINKVAIVFIAAGATGNMLDRYFRGFVIDMIDFRGIWGFIFNVADMWIHIGIYILIYVSIREYFKKK; from the coding sequence ATGTATGCTTTATTAATAATACTATATGTATTCCTTGTATTTTTAGATCAAATAACTAAACAAATAATGTTTGTATTATCAAATGGTAATATAGGATATTTTATAGATGTTATAGGTGAATTTTTTAAATTAACATATATAGAAAATCATGGTGGAATATTTGGTTTATTTCAAGGTAATATACTTGTATTTACTGTAGTAAGTACTATTTTAATTGCTTATTTACTTTATACTGAATGGAATAATTTTTTAAAAACAAAATATATAAATAAAGTTGCTATAGTATTTATAGCAGCAGGTGCAACTGGTAATATGTTAGATAGATATTTTAGAGGGTTTGTTATAGATATGATAGACTTTAGAGGTATATGGGGATTCATATTTAATGTTGCAGATATGTGGATACATATAGGAATATATATATTAATTTATGTATCTATCAGAGAATATTTTAAGAAAAAATAA
- the glyQ gene encoding glycine--tRNA ligase subunit alpha produces the protein MYFQDIILTLQKYWSKQGCIIGNPYDVETGAGTFNPDTFLMSLGPEPWNIAYVEPSRRPKDGRYGKNPNRVYQHHQFQVIMKPSPDNIQELYLKSLEALGIDVKNHDIRFVEDNWESPTLGAWGLGWEVWLDGMEITQFTYFQQVGGIEVEIVPSEITYGLERIALYLQNKDNVYDLDWSEGVKYGERRFQYEYEMSKYSFEVSDIDMNFNLFDIYEKEANNCLKHKLVLPAYDYVLKCSHTFNNLDARGAISTTERMSYILRVRELAKKCAEIFVEARANLGHPLLKKGGKN, from the coding sequence ATGTATTTTCAAGATATAATACTAACGTTACAAAAATATTGGAGTAAACAAGGTTGTATAATAGGTAATCCTTATGATGTTGAAACAGGTGCAGGAACTTTTAATCCTGATACCTTTTTAATGTCACTTGGTCCTGAACCATGGAATATTGCTTATGTTGAACCTTCTAGAAGACCGAAAGATGGTAGATATGGTAAAAACCCTAATAGAGTTTATCAACATCATCAATTCCAGGTTATTATGAAACCATCACCAGATAACATTCAAGAACTATACTTAAAAAGTTTAGAAGCATTGGGTATAGATGTTAAAAATCATGATATAAGATTTGTTGAAGATAACTGGGAATCACCTACACTAGGTGCTTGGGGACTTGGTTGGGAAGTGTGGTTAGATGGTATGGAAATAACTCAATTTACATACTTCCAACAAGTAGGAGGAATAGAAGTTGAAATAGTTCCTTCTGAAATAACTTATGGTCTTGAAAGAATAGCACTTTATCTTCAAAATAAAGATAATGTCTATGATCTTGATTGGTCAGAGGGTGTTAAATATGGAGAAAGACGTTTCCAATATGAATATGAAATGAGTAAATATAGTTTTGAAGTAAGTGATATAGACATGAACTTTAACTTATTTGATATTTATGAAAAAGAAGCGAATAATTGTTTAAAACATAAATTAGTATTACCTGCTTATGATTATGTATTAAAATGTTCACATACTTTTAATAATCTTGATGCACGTGGGGCTATAAGTACAACAGAACGTATGTCGTATATACTTAGAGTTAGGGAACTTGCAAAAAAATGTGCTGAAATTTTTGTTGAAGCAAGAGCTAATTTAGGACATCCATTATTGAAAAAAGGAGGTAAAAACTAA
- the rsfS gene encoding ribosome silencing factor: protein MEKEIQNIIDIIEDKKGKDIKVYDLKGKSLFFDYSILCTGSSTRNVDAIVQELKKGMEIVKGIEGLEEANWVLIDGGDILVSVFTQKAREYYQIDEFYGSI, encoded by the coding sequence ATGGAAAAAGAAATTCAAAATATTATAGATATAATAGAAGATAAAAAGGGTAAAGACATAAAAGTATATGACTTAAAAGGAAAATCTCTATTTTTTGATTATTCAATTTTATGTACAGGTAGTTCAACTAGAAATGTTGATGCAATAGTTCAAGAATTAAAAAAAGGAATGGAAATTGTAAAGGGAATAGAAGGGTTAGAAGAAGCCAATTGGGTATTAATTGATGGTGGAGATATATTGGTAAGTGTATTTACACAAAAAGCTAGAGAATATTACCAAATAGATGAATTTTATGGAAGTATATAG
- a CDS encoding LytR C-terminal domain-containing protein: MKKKIITLLTVLLIASCGVSSNKEIEGNKVIKADGAYYLVYNTTVIKLTDDTYITKDKKVGDYFNSKISNQEDDFLVDLKKYFPHGFNGIENGATPEMYIDMPVLSLGDKNIIDSYKLAQDLSNKNPELLITQDITKENTEIVENNEANLTGKKIAILNANGKAGYARTVGEKLKADLGVEYTSENNSKSENFSYIINHKLTDVEIQKIIADLGLKYVKVLKDDTLKPETDAVIITGDDAKVVFNIEILSKSGNEEISKTLAGYTLNSKKETKYNNQDIKDETSIMYNSEDMYIARALKSLIPDANLVVDETLNNKIVITTK, encoded by the coding sequence ATGAAAAAAAAAATAATAACATTATTAACTGTATTACTAATTGCATCATGTGGTGTATCTAGTAATAAAGAAATAGAAGGAAATAAGGTAATAAAAGCAGATGGAGCATATTATTTAGTATATAATACAACTGTAATAAAATTAACAGATGATACATATATTACTAAAGATAAAAAAGTTGGAGATTACTTTAATTCTAAAATTTCAAATCAAGAAGACGATTTCTTAGTAGATTTAAAGAAATATTTTCCACACGGATTTAATGGTATTGAAAATGGAGCTACTCCAGAAATGTATATAGATATGCCAGTATTATCACTTGGAGATAAAAATATTATAGATAGCTATAAATTAGCACAAGATTTATCTAATAAAAATCCAGAGTTATTAATAACACAAGATATAACTAAAGAAAATACAGAAATAGTAGAAAATAATGAAGCTAACTTAACTGGTAAGAAAATAGCTATTTTAAATGCTAATGGTAAAGCAGGATATGCAAGAACTGTAGGAGAAAAATTGAAAGCTGATTTAGGTGTAGAATATACATCAGAAAATAATTCTAAATCTGAAAATTTCAGCTATATAATAAATCATAAATTAACAGATGTTGAAATTCAAAAAATAATAGCTGATTTAGGATTAAAATATGTTAAAGTACTTAAAGATGATACTTTAAAACCTGAAACAGATGCTGTAATAATTACAGGAGATGATGCAAAAGTAGTATTTAATATAGAAATATTATCAAAATCAGGTAATGAAGAAATATCTAAAACATTAGCAGGATATACTTTAAATTCTAAAAAAGAAACTAAATACAATAATCAAGATATTAAAGATGAGACTAGTATAATGTATAATTCAGAAGATATGTATATAGCTAGAGCGTTAAAATCTTTAATTCCTGATGCAAATCTTGTAGTAGATGAAACATTAAATAATAAGATAGTTATCACAACTAAATAA
- the ruvB gene encoding Holliday junction branch migration DNA helicase RuvB, producing the protein MLEDFENLQETNNLRPHYFSEYIGQDDLKETLEISIKAAKIRNESLDHILLFGPPGLGKTTMASVIANEMGTNIKITSGPVLEKAGDLVSILTTLEDGDILFIDEIHRLSTNIEEILYSAMEDFKVDIMIGKGHGATSYRVELKKFTLIGATTQAGKLSKPFKDRFGIQYRMVFYTTDQLVKIIERSASILEIKCTEKSLRDIAVRSRQTPRLANRMLKRARDYATVNGNGIVDESVMNEVIRVLKVDDKGLDDMDRNLLLSIIQNYSGGPVGIETLATNLSEDRRTLEEVYEPYLIQLGLLKVGMRGREVTDLAYKHLGLENLKR; encoded by the coding sequence ATGTTAGAAGATTTTGAAAATCTACAGGAAACTAATAACTTAAGACCTCATTATTTTTCAGAATATATAGGTCAAGATGATTTGAAAGAAACATTAGAAATATCGATAAAAGCGGCTAAAATTAGAAATGAATCTTTAGATCATATACTGTTATTTGGCCCACCAGGATTAGGTAAAACTACTATGGCATCAGTTATAGCAAATGAAATGGGAACTAATATTAAAATAACATCAGGGCCTGTTCTTGAAAAAGCTGGAGACTTAGTATCAATTTTAACTACTCTTGAAGATGGAGATATACTATTTATAGATGAAATTCATAGACTAAGTACAAATATTGAAGAAATACTTTATTCGGCTATGGAAGATTTTAAGGTAGATATAATGATAGGGAAAGGTCATGGTGCTACAAGTTATAGGGTAGAACTTAAAAAATTTACATTAATAGGTGCTACAACTCAAGCTGGGAAACTATCAAAACCTTTTAAAGATAGATTTGGTATACAATATAGAATGGTTTTCTATACAACAGATCAATTAGTAAAGATTATAGAAAGATCAGCTAGTATTTTGGAAATTAAATGTACTGAAAAATCTTTAAGAGATATTGCGGTTAGAAGTAGACAAACTCCAAGGCTTGCAAATAGAATGTTGAAAAGAGCAAGAGATTATGCTACTGTAAATGGTAATGGTATAGTTGATGAAAGTGTAATGAATGAGGTTATAAGAGTTTTAAAGGTTGATGATAAAGGACTTGATGATATGGATAGAAATTTACTTCTTTCTATAATTCAAAACTATTCAGGAGGACCTGTAGGTATAGAAACTCTTGCAACTAATCTAAGTGAGGATAGAAGAACTTTAGAAGAAGTATATGAACCATATTTAATACAATTAGGTTTATTAAAAGTAGGAATGCGTGGAAGAGAAGTTACAGATCTTGCATATAAGCATTTAGGACTTGAAAATTTAAAAAGATAA